The Myroides fluvii region AGCTATTGGCTGGTCCCATCTCTCTTTTTGCCACTTTAATGCGCACAACATTGCTCTCTAAGTTATTTTTAACCGCTTTTAATGCATAAGTACCTACCGCATCCATTCTCACACGAAAAACACCGTCAACAGAAACCATATTCGTAGCTACGCCATCTTTATATAAAATGGCACCCACAACACCCCCTCCGTCTTCATCTTTAATAGTCAACTCGAAATCTTCATTGAGATACAAATGTTCCGCACTAGTTTTCAATGCCAATACGAGTTCTTTCTCTACTTTCTCTTTTACCTGTATTTCAAGCGCCACACTCGTTGTATAGCCCTCTTTCTTTGCCTTTACTTTATATGTTCCCACTGCTGCAGGCGTCCAAGAATATCCAATTTTCGTGTCATCTGAAAGTTGAATATCTGCATCCTCAACAGCTACATCCCCCTTACCTTTAACTTCAAAATGAATTACTTCTCCCAATTCCACCTCAGTCACACCACCAACTACCCGAATAGTTAATACATCCTTTGGTACAGTAATCACTTCATCCACAACTTTTATAACTAAGACATTACTATCTGTATATCCTTTTTTCTTAGCGATTATTTTAAATTCACCAATTTCTTCAAAAACGTGACGATTGCCAATTTCCTTTTCATCTAAGTAAAAAGAAACCCCTGTTTTTACCTCTACTAAATCCTCCCCTTCACCTTCCATCGCAGAGAATAAAACACTCGACCCTGGCGCTACTTTTCCACCTTGGGCGTCAGAAACCAACGTCAGTTCCTTTTGCTCTTCCTCCTTTTTATCATCGCTACTACAGGCCGCATTTGCCACTGCCAAAGTAATTAGAACGAAATACAGTACTAATCTTTTCATAAATATTTGCTTAAATTATGTTAGTAAATTTATTAATAAAATTAACAACATAATTCAAAAAACAAAACATATTACATTAAAAATCAAAATAACTACTAATTACTCCGCTAATAATTCACTAAGCCCTGTTTTTAATAGTTAATTAAAAGTTAAACAAACTCATTTGCACGAGCGCTATTTATGCGAAAAATAGACCCCTAGAGCCCCGTCGAAAAGAGGAAAGTAATTTTACTTCGACATTTACATCAGACTCACAATTTCAAATTGCAGAAATAAAAGCAAAAAAAAGGGGCTGACTCTCAATAAAAGAGCCAGCCCAATTTTTTCCTTTGTATAGGTGTATCAAAAGTTAATTATAGACCGCTAACCTTCAATGTATTATTCTCGTTTAACATGATTAGCCCTTATCATTGGGTTTGTGTACAAAACCGATTAAGATTAGTAGAAGTATAAAACAATAAAGTCACACATTTCAATTACTACTAAACCTCAAGCACTTTTTAAAGTTATCTCTCCTTTACTGTCAAAATAAACCCAGGACTACTTTCATAGCCATATAATGAAGCGAAAATCTTATATGTCCCTGCATTCCAAGTATACCAATCATAACCAATATCAGTTCCATCAGACAAAGTGATTATAGCATTGGTTACCATTATTCCTTCATCATCTTTCACAACAAAGCGCAGACCTTCTCCTGTCCAAACCTCAGTTCTACCATCAGACAAAGAAACAGTTAATGATTTTCTAACGCCAGGTTCTTCGATTTCTCCCACTTTAACCACCAAAACATTACTATCCTTGTACCCCCTTTTCTTCGCTACAACATTATATTCACCCACCTCTTCGAATACATGTGGATTAGAAATTTCTTTGCCATCAGCATAGAATTTCACCCCATCCTCCATCTCAATAAAATCTTCACCGTCACCAACCAATACCAAAAACCCGACCTTTGACCCTTGTACTATTTCCTGATTATAAGCATCAAACATCAGCACCATTTCCTTGCTTCCTCCTTCTTTATTGTCATCACTGCTACAAGCCGTGCCCAACATTGCCAAACTCGTTAGCATAAAAAAAAGTAAAAATTTTTTCATAAATATTTGTTTAAATTTTGTTAGTGAAAATTATTCAAAGATAATGTTATTTCCAAATTGATAATACATTTACAAAAAATAAAAGAATAGCATGTGAAAAAATAAAAAAATAACAAAAACACACAATGTGCATGATGGTGGGATACGCAAAAGAAAAGAAGAAGAAGAAAGTTAAATTACGTCAATTTTGAATTAGATTCTTCGCTACAACTAGCATGACGATAAGCATCAATATAAAGAATAAAAAAAGCCTTACAAGAAATCTTGTAAGGCTTTTTTGCTCCCCCTCTTGGAGAATAACTATTGTTTCTTGTTAAACCTTATTACATCTAAATACATCTAAAAAGCTTTACTTATAAGGGCTTTATGTGTTTTAGCAAAAACAAAAAACATTAAAATTCAGAAATGGTTGGATAATTGGTTGGATAAAACTAAATTTACAGTATATATAAATCATATCGTTATGGCTTCAATTAAGTATTACCCACAGCAACCAAAAGGTAAAAGCAAAATCTATATCAGGCTTTCAATCAAAAGAGGTAAAGACTTTCGATTATCTACTGGATTGACTATTGAAGATGTGAAAGACTGGAATTTCACTAAGAACTACCCAAAGCAAAACACAGAGAATAATAAGAACTTACACAGGAGGTTACAGGACTTAGAAAACCATATCCAAGATGAGGTCTTAGCTGTTGAGAAAAGTGATGAGTTAGCAATAAACGACCTAAGTAGTCAATGGCTTAAAAACTTAATTCTTGATTATTTCAACGAAGCTCCTAACGAAGATAAAGATTTGTTAATTCCTTTTGCAGATAGTTTTGTGAAAAATCTACCCAATAGTACCTATATGAAGAATGGAAAGCCACAGGAGTACAAACAAGAAACAATAGACAAGTATAAATATTTCGTTGAAAACCTTAAAGACTTTGAAGAATACAGAAAGAAAAAAATCAGTCTTAGTGAAACTGACTTAGCTTTTGCAGAAGAACTAACAACTTATTTAGATGAAGAGAAAAACCAAGCAACCAACACTTTTGGAAGAAGTATCAAAAGACTAAAGACAATCTTGAAAGAAGCAGAAAATCAAGGTAGAAAAGTTAATCCGAACCACAAAAAGATACGAGGCTTTGAAGATGAAACAATAGTAACATTTTTAACCTTTGAAGAGATT contains the following coding sequences:
- a CDS encoding tyrosine-type recombinase/integrase, with protein sequence MDNWLDKTKFTVYINHIVMASIKYYPQQPKGKSKIYIRLSIKRGKDFRLSTGLTIEDVKDWNFTKNYPKQNTENNKNLHRRLQDLENHIQDEVLAVEKSDELAINDLSSQWLKNLILDYFNEAPNEDKDLLIPFADSFVKNLPNSTYMKNGKPQEYKQETIDKYKYFVENLKDFEEYRKKKISLSETDLAFAEELTTYLDEEKNQATNTFGRSIKRLKTILKEAENQGRKVNPNHKKIRGFEDETIVTFLTFEEIDKLIDNEFSTRDLEIARDWLVIACYTALRVSDLYRMNKSMIVNEKGVDYIVLKQYKTNKRVKIPIHYKVRDVLLKYGFDFPPNFYENEKSNRTKLSTLMKKVCELSEINEVVSGRYNGVHGSYPKYKLIHNHSCRRSFCCNFYGKEGWSVPMIMAISGHENVNNFYKYIDKEDDTLSSIVAERFAEMEKANIKNKPQSKIIKLASNQ